A DNA window from Halorubrum sp. DM2 contains the following coding sequences:
- a CDS encoding prenyltransferase, which yields MSEAVSDQHRSTTDDRAGAAGSGGEGLRYLLVLSRPRFWLYLAGPVAVGVTYGIGDVSGLFTPVTVALAAYFLVPANVFLYGVNDVFDADIDELNPKKEGREARWRGSRLVVAAVAASGALGLATLAITPRVAWPYLLGFLVLAVGYSAPPARFKTTPFLDSLSNGLYALPGAAAYATVAGAHPPLAALAGAWLWTMGMHTFSAIPDIEPDRAAGIDTTATLLGEGRTYAYCFAAWTAAAAAFWLVDARLGALLGVYPMFVAWVARSSVSVDRAYWWFPALNTVVGTLLSMGGLWRVYPLWEALP from the coding sequence GTGAGCGAGGCCGTGAGCGACCAACACCGATCCACCACGGACGACCGAGCGGGGGCCGCCGGGAGCGGCGGCGAGGGGCTCCGCTACCTGCTGGTGTTGTCGCGGCCGCGCTTCTGGCTGTACCTCGCCGGGCCGGTCGCGGTCGGCGTCACCTACGGCATCGGCGACGTGAGCGGGCTGTTCACGCCCGTCACGGTCGCGCTCGCGGCGTACTTCCTCGTCCCCGCGAACGTGTTCCTCTACGGCGTCAACGACGTGTTCGACGCCGACATCGACGAGCTGAACCCGAAGAAGGAGGGTCGAGAGGCCCGCTGGCGGGGGAGCCGGCTCGTCGTCGCCGCGGTCGCCGCGTCGGGCGCGCTGGGGCTCGCGACGCTCGCGATCACGCCCCGGGTCGCGTGGCCGTACCTGCTCGGGTTCCTCGTTCTGGCGGTCGGGTACAGCGCGCCGCCCGCGCGCTTCAAGACGACGCCGTTCCTCGACTCGCTGTCGAACGGGCTGTACGCGCTCCCCGGCGCGGCGGCGTACGCGACGGTCGCGGGCGCGCACCCGCCGCTCGCGGCGCTCGCCGGCGCGTGGCTCTGGACGATGGGGATGCACACGTTCTCCGCGATCCCGGACATCGAGCCGGACCGGGCGGCGGGGATCGACACGACCGCGACGCTGCTCGGCGAGGGGCGCACGTACGCCTACTGCTTCGCGGCGTGGACCGCCGCGGCCGCCGCGTTCTGGCTCGTCGACGCCCGGCTCGGCGCGCTGCTCGGCGTCTACCCGATGTTCGTCGCGTGGGTCGCGCGCTCGTCGGTCTCGGTCGACCGGGCGTACTGGTGGTTCCCGGCGCTGAACACCGTCGTCGGCACGCTGCTGTCGATGGGCGGTCTCTGGCGGGTGTACCCGCTCTGGGAGGCGCTGCCGTGA
- the crtI gene encoding phytoene desaturase family protein has translation MDVVPDIDGVAGESVVVIGGGFGGLSTACYLADAGADVTLLEKNEQLGGRASRLEVDGFRFDMGPSWYLMPDVFERFFGHFGRTPDEFYELERLDPHYRVFWKDGDQVDVLPDREKNREIFEAYEPGAGEAFDAYLEESQRTYEIGMEHFVYEDRPRLRDYVDRDVLRYSWGLSLLGKMQGHVEDYFDHPKLQQLMQYTLVFLGGSPTNTPALYNLMSHVDYNMGVYYPEGGIGAVVDGIVELAEDLGVEFVTDAEVTGIEGRYGAFAVDTVGGERYLADRVVSDADYAHTEQELLPERKRQYTEEYWESRTYAPSAFLLYLGVEGDVPNLEHHTLVLPTDWDEHFAQIFDDPEWPDDPAYYLCVPSKTDDTVAPEGHSNLFALVPIAPGLADTPEIRNRYRDLVIDDIAANTDTDLRGRIVVEETFSVDDFADRYNSYAGSALGLAHTLTQTSLLRPPHVSDALDGLYFTGSTTTPGIGVPMCLISGGITAEAMADDDV, from the coding sequence ATGGACGTGGTCCCGGACATCGACGGAGTCGCCGGCGAGTCGGTCGTCGTTATCGGCGGTGGATTCGGCGGCCTCTCGACGGCCTGTTACCTCGCGGACGCCGGCGCGGACGTCACCCTGTTGGAGAAAAACGAGCAGCTCGGCGGCCGCGCCAGCCGGCTCGAAGTCGACGGTTTCCGGTTCGACATGGGGCCGTCGTGGTACCTGATGCCGGACGTCTTCGAGCGGTTCTTCGGGCACTTCGGCCGGACGCCCGACGAGTTCTACGAGCTGGAGCGGCTCGACCCCCACTACCGGGTGTTCTGGAAGGACGGCGATCAGGTCGACGTGCTGCCGGACCGCGAGAAAAACAGGGAGATCTTCGAGGCGTACGAGCCGGGCGCGGGCGAGGCGTTCGACGCGTACCTCGAGGAGTCCCAGCGCACCTACGAGATCGGGATGGAACACTTCGTGTACGAGGACCGTCCCCGGCTGCGCGACTACGTCGACCGCGACGTGTTGCGCTACTCGTGGGGCCTCTCGCTGCTCGGCAAGATGCAGGGACACGTCGAGGACTACTTCGACCACCCGAAGCTCCAGCAGCTGATGCAGTACACGCTCGTGTTCCTCGGCGGCTCGCCCACGAACACGCCGGCGCTGTACAACCTGATGAGCCACGTCGACTACAACATGGGCGTCTACTACCCCGAGGGCGGGATCGGCGCGGTCGTCGACGGCATCGTCGAACTCGCGGAGGACCTCGGCGTCGAGTTCGTCACCGACGCCGAGGTGACCGGCATCGAGGGACGCTACGGCGCGTTCGCGGTCGACACGGTCGGCGGCGAGCGCTACCTCGCGGACCGCGTCGTCTCCGACGCCGACTACGCGCACACCGAACAGGAACTGCTCCCGGAGCGGAAGCGGCAGTACACCGAGGAGTACTGGGAGTCGCGGACGTACGCCCCCTCCGCGTTCCTGCTGTACCTCGGCGTCGAGGGTGACGTGCCGAACCTCGAACACCACACGCTCGTCCTCCCGACCGACTGGGACGAGCACTTCGCGCAGATCTTCGACGACCCCGAGTGGCCCGACGACCCCGCCTACTACCTCTGTGTCCCCTCGAAGACCGACGACACGGTCGCGCCGGAGGGCCACAGCAACCTCTTCGCGCTGGTGCCGATCGCGCCCGGACTCGCCGACACCCCGGAGATCCGCAACCGCTACCGCGACCTCGTGATCGACGACATCGCGGCGAACACCGACACCGACCTCCGGGGCCGGATCGTCGTCGAGGAGACGTTCTCGGTCGACGACTTCGCGGACCGGTACAACAGCTACGCGGGCAGCGCGCTCGGACTGGCGCACACGCTCACCCAGACCTCGCTTTTGCGCCCGCCGCACGTCTCCGACGCGCTCGACGGGCTCTACTTCACGGGGTCGACGACGACGCCGGGAATCGGCGTCCCGATGTGTCTCATCAGCGGGGGGATAACCGCGGAAGCGATGGCCGACGACGACGTGTGA
- a CDS encoding SDR family oxidoreductase, with amino-acid sequence MDLTVAITGATSGIGRAVAEAFVDEGAFVAVSGRDGAAVDRTVAALNGDGDEPEVGDGSTGDDPEAGDETASEGADAAAERGTAWGDRVDVRDEFDLERFFERVAREAGPVDVVFANAGVFHGAPGDSPTTDLTYADYDDTMRTNARGVFATITEAVPHLADDARVLVPSGAVAAESKPGMGAYAVSKAAAEAVARGFAADLDATVGVVDPGLVATDLTGKERARDPESVAPLFVWAATDAPAEDLNGGRIGLREWKTATR; translated from the coding sequence ATGGATCTGACGGTCGCGATCACCGGGGCAACGAGCGGGATCGGGCGGGCCGTCGCCGAGGCGTTCGTCGACGAGGGGGCGTTCGTCGCCGTCTCCGGGCGCGACGGCGCGGCCGTCGATCGGACCGTCGCGGCGCTGAACGGCGACGGGGACGAGCCGGAAGTCGGCGACGGGAGTACCGGCGACGACCCAGAAGCCGGCGACGAGACCGCGAGCGAGGGGGCCGACGCCGCCGCCGAGCGCGGCACCGCGTGGGGCGACCGCGTCGACGTGCGCGACGAGTTCGACCTCGAACGCTTTTTCGAGCGCGTCGCCCGCGAGGCCGGGCCGGTCGACGTCGTGTTCGCGAACGCCGGCGTGTTCCACGGCGCGCCGGGCGACAGCCCGACGACCGACCTGACGTACGCCGACTACGACGACACGATGCGGACGAACGCGCGCGGCGTGTTCGCGACGATAACGGAGGCGGTCCCCCACCTCGCCGACGACGCGCGCGTCCTCGTCCCGTCGGGCGCGGTCGCGGCCGAGTCGAAGCCGGGGATGGGCGCGTACGCGGTCTCGAAGGCGGCCGCCGAGGCGGTCGCGCGCGGCTTCGCCGCCGACCTCGACGCGACCGTCGGGGTCGTCGACCCCGGACTCGTCGCCACCGACCTCACCGGGAAGGAGCGCGCCCGCGACCCCGAGAGCGTCGCGCCGCTGTTCGTCTGGGCCGCCACGGACGCACCCGCCGAGGACCTCAACGGCGGGCGGATCGGCCTGCGGGAGTGGAAGACGGCGACGCGGTAG